The proteins below come from a single Kitasatospora sp. NBC_00315 genomic window:
- a CDS encoding fumarylacetoacetate hydrolase family protein: MKLLRVGPPGAERPVVLGPDGTAYDLSGRTPDLDGAFLAGLDPAELARAVAAGDLPVTDIAGQRVGAPVARPGKVVGIGLNYRDHAAEAGAQIPTEPVVFLKPSDTVVGPYDEVLVPRGAEKTDYEAELAVVIGRRARYLETHRDAADVVAGYTVANDVTERAFQLERGGQWDKGKSAETFTPLGPWLVTADEVPDPQRLPVRAWVNGGLRQNGSTAEMIFPVLEIVRYLTHFMVLEPGDVIVTGTPAGVTLGHRGTAFLQPGDVVEIEIDGLGRQRQVLGKA; encoded by the coding sequence ATGAAGCTCCTCCGTGTCGGCCCTCCCGGCGCCGAGCGCCCGGTCGTACTGGGCCCCGACGGCACCGCGTACGACCTCTCGGGCCGGACCCCCGACCTCGACGGCGCCTTCCTCGCCGGGCTGGATCCGGCCGAACTCGCCCGGGCGGTGGCCGCCGGCGACCTGCCGGTCACCGACATCGCGGGGCAGCGCGTCGGCGCGCCCGTGGCCCGGCCGGGCAAGGTGGTCGGCATCGGCCTGAACTACCGCGACCACGCCGCCGAGGCAGGGGCGCAGATCCCCACCGAACCGGTGGTCTTCCTCAAGCCGAGCGACACCGTGGTCGGCCCGTACGACGAGGTGCTGGTGCCGCGCGGCGCCGAGAAGACCGACTACGAGGCCGAACTGGCCGTCGTGATCGGCCGCCGGGCCCGCTACCTGGAGACCCACCGGGACGCGGCGGACGTCGTCGCCGGCTACACGGTGGCCAACGACGTCACCGAGCGGGCGTTCCAGCTCGAACGCGGCGGCCAGTGGGACAAGGGCAAGTCGGCGGAGACGTTCACCCCGCTCGGGCCCTGGCTGGTCACCGCGGACGAGGTTCCGGATCCGCAGCGGCTGCCGGTACGGGCCTGGGTCAACGGCGGTCTGCGGCAGAACGGCTCCACCGCCGAGATGATCTTCCCGGTGCTGGAGATCGTCCGCTACCTGACCCACTTCATGGTGCTGGAGCCGGGCGACGTGATCGTCACGGGCACGCCGGCGGGCGTCACCCTGGGCCACCGGGGCACGGCCTTCCTGCAGCCGGGCGACGTGGTCGAGATCGAGATCGACGGCCTCGGCCGCCAGCGCCAGGTGCTCGGCAAGGCCTGA
- a CDS encoding DUF6745 domain-containing protein, with amino-acid sequence MTQAQQAGRVSGTAEVAADWRRVAAATAPAGEAAGADRAAAERGVRAAYRAAGLREPDTVVWLESPLEATAAALLLGGGSAAVLAGPGAAGAAAVLAAAGERLSAAGVAAVAGAGGASVREAVRTGPWERARRLVHERLGASGWASLWALTGGELWPQTQALAGRIRGVVGDRLAPEVDEGANQGLREAAVGAVGAVRLALLDAVLGQHDAPWLAVFDAAGPGFAGDTEPLAGLAAVARGSGWWWPYERVALLSARPAELHRDEAGRLDRADGPALAYPDGFAVHAWRGMPVPADFLAGLGELTAERIREEENAELRRVMLEHYGYDRYLAESGAEPLHRDETGVLWRILLPGDEPAVMVEVVNSTAEPDGTFRTYWLRVPPTTRTARAGVAWTFGIGEQEYRPQRET; translated from the coding sequence ATGACGCAGGCCCAGCAGGCCGGGCGCGTGAGCGGCACCGCCGAGGTGGCGGCCGACTGGCGCCGGGTGGCGGCTGCCACCGCGCCCGCCGGTGAGGCGGCCGGGGCGGACCGTGCGGCGGCCGAGCGCGGTGTCCGCGCGGCCTACCGCGCGGCCGGGCTCCGCGAGCCCGACACGGTGGTCTGGCTGGAGTCGCCCCTGGAGGCGACGGCGGCCGCGCTGCTGCTCGGCGGCGGATCGGCCGCCGTGCTGGCCGGCCCCGGCGCGGCGGGGGCCGCCGCGGTGCTCGCGGCGGCCGGTGAGCGGCTGTCCGCCGCCGGGGTGGCGGCGGTGGCCGGGGCCGGCGGGGCGAGCGTCCGTGAGGCGGTTCGGACCGGGCCGTGGGAGCGGGCCAGGCGGCTGGTGCACGAGCGGCTCGGCGCGTCCGGCTGGGCCTCGCTCTGGGCGCTGACCGGCGGTGAGCTGTGGCCGCAGACGCAGGCGCTGGCCGGCCGGATCCGCGGGGTGGTGGGCGACCGGCTGGCCCCGGAGGTCGACGAGGGCGCGAACCAGGGCCTTCGGGAGGCTGCCGTCGGGGCCGTCGGCGCCGTCCGGCTGGCGCTGCTGGACGCCGTCCTCGGCCAGCACGACGCGCCCTGGCTGGCAGTCTTCGACGCCGCCGGCCCCGGCTTCGCCGGCGACACGGAGCCGCTGGCCGGGCTGGCCGCCGTGGCCCGTGGCTCGGGTTGGTGGTGGCCGTACGAGCGGGTCGCGCTGCTCAGCGCCCGTCCGGCCGAACTGCACCGGGACGAGGCCGGCCGCCTCGACCGGGCGGACGGCCCGGCACTCGCGTACCCCGACGGCTTCGCCGTGCACGCCTGGCGCGGAATGCCGGTGCCCGCCGACTTCCTGGCCGGGCTGGGCGAGCTGACCGCCGAGCGCATCCGCGAGGAGGAGAACGCCGAACTGCGCCGGGTCATGCTGGAGCACTACGGCTACGACCGCTACCTCGCCGAGTCCGGTGCCGAGCCGCTGCACCGGGACGAGACCGGCGTGCTCTGGCGGATCCTGCTGCCCGGCGACGAGCCGGCGGTGATGGTCGAGGTGGTGAACTCCACCGCCGAGCCGGACGGCACCTTCCGGACGTACTGGCTGCGGGTGCCGCCCACCACCCGGACCGCCCGGGCGGGCGTCGCCTGGACGTTCGGCATCGGCGAGCAGGAGTACCGGCCGCAGCGGGAGACCTGA
- a CDS encoding STM4015 family protein → MTIGAHLREFHGLPVLDFPRPGDPTELPATGSVAWRLRVDEQWESGPSYRRHLLEPFAQKWERFVATVDPAQVKALVVGRWAEYFEVPAEEIVGLLTGAADRFTGLRAVFLGDLVGEESDLAYIQLCDPAPLLEAYPLLEELAARGADTFAPVRHEALRTLRFESGGLPSAVLDGVLGGELPALESLDLWLGVDEYGADITVAQLQPLLDGTLFPRLRHLGLEDSELQDEIAAAVAGAPVVPRLESLSLALGTLTDDGAAALLTGQPLTHLKRLDLHHHFLSDALTERLRAALEPAGTELDLADPQEPEEEEDGEIWRYVANAE, encoded by the coding sequence ATGACCATCGGCGCGCACCTCAGGGAGTTCCACGGCCTCCCGGTCCTCGACTTCCCCAGGCCCGGCGACCCGACCGAGCTGCCCGCGACCGGCAGCGTCGCCTGGCGGCTGCGGGTCGACGAGCAGTGGGAGTCCGGGCCGTCCTACCGCCGCCACCTGCTGGAGCCGTTCGCACAGAAGTGGGAGCGCTTCGTCGCCACCGTGGATCCGGCGCAGGTGAAGGCTCTGGTCGTCGGCCGGTGGGCGGAGTACTTCGAGGTGCCCGCCGAGGAGATCGTGGGACTGCTGACCGGCGCCGCCGACCGGTTCACCGGGCTGCGGGCGGTCTTTCTCGGCGACCTGGTCGGCGAGGAGTCGGATCTCGCCTACATCCAGCTCTGCGACCCGGCCCCGCTGCTGGAGGCGTACCCCCTGCTGGAGGAGCTGGCCGCCCGCGGCGCGGACACCTTCGCGCCCGTCCGGCACGAGGCGCTGCGCACCCTGCGCTTCGAGAGCGGCGGCCTGCCCTCCGCCGTCCTGGACGGCGTCCTCGGCGGGGAGTTGCCCGCGCTGGAGAGCCTGGACCTCTGGCTGGGCGTCGACGAGTACGGCGCCGACATCACCGTGGCGCAGCTCCAGCCGCTGCTGGACGGCACACTCTTCCCCCGGCTGCGCCACCTCGGCCTGGAGGACAGCGAACTCCAGGACGAGATCGCGGCCGCCGTCGCCGGCGCACCGGTGGTCCCCCGGTTGGAGAGTCTGAGCCTCGCCCTCGGCACCCTCACCGACGACGGCGCCGCCGCACTGCTGACCGGCCAGCCGCTCACCCACCTCAAGCGGCTCGACCTCCACCACCACTTCCTGAGCGACGCCCTGACGGAGCGCCTGCGCGCCGCCCTGGAGCCGGCCGGGACGGAGCTGGATCTGGCCGACCCGCAGGAGCCCGAGGAGGAGGAGGACGGCGAGATCTGGCGCTACGTCGCC